ATTTCGGCTGATACCCCTAGACCCACCTATAATCGGCAAGCAGTCGCCTTAACCGCATACCGGAAAACAAGTTCCAACCTAAAGCGGGTACACTCACAGGTACTCCAACAAACACTTAAGCGGCTAGAGAAAGCGTTTGTCAGTATGTGGGAAGGTGGACACGGGTTCCCACGGTTCAAAAAAGTTGGGACAATGCGGTCATTTGTGTTTCCTCAGTTAGGAGTTGAACCAATCCAAGAGAACGCGGTTAAACTACCCATGATTGGGTTGGTTAAATTCAACCAATCGCGCCCAATACCAGAGGGAGCAATCATCAAACAAGCCCGTGTAGTTAAACGTGCATCAGGCTGGTACGTCATGTTAACCCTACACTTCGACTTCGCTCAGTGGGATCTAGATGTGCCTCAGCCAATGCCCCACGGTGAAGCCATAGGCATAGATGTAGGTATCAGTCATTTTGTCGCGGTTTCTAACGGTAGATTATTCCCTAATCCCAAGCCCTTCCGGAAACTTGAACGCAAGCTTAAATTGCTGCAACAAAAAGTAAGTAGGAAGCGCTTAGGGAGTAACAACCGGAAAAAGGCACAAGCCAAAGTAAGCCGATTACACGAACGGATAGCCAACATCAGGAAAAATTACCACTGGGAGTTAGCGCATAATCTTTGTGATTGGGCGGGTATGATATTCGCTGAATCACTTAACCTAAAAGCGTTAGCCAAAGGAATGTTAGGTAAACACTGCCTGGATGCTGGGTGGGGGCAGTTCCTCCAGATACTAGAGCAGTGCTGCTTTAAGCGTGGTGTGTTTTTCCTCAAAACTGATGCCAAGAAAACGAGTCAGATATGCCCTAACTGTCTAACAGAAACGGGTAAAAAGCTGCTATCTCAGCGCATTCATTCATGTGGTCATTGCGGCTACACAACTGATAGAGACGTTGCCGCCGCTCAAGTAGTCTGCATTCGTGGACTTGCAGCCGTGGGACACACGGTCAAGATGCTTTCTGAGGGTAAATTCATTGGAATCCCTGAGACGAAAGAATCCCCGTCACTTTAGTGCGGGGAGTGTCAAATAAATGCTTCGCAGCCACTCTAGGGTTGCGCCAGATAGTCCAAATTGAATCCGGTTCACTAATTCTCCCCATTGATACAGTTCTGACAGAGAAAGGGATTGCTGAAACTTCTGCTGATAAAATTTCGCCCAAAAGTCCGGTGCTTTGTACCGATTCTTGCGCCAGCGCCTGC
This is a stretch of genomic DNA from Coleofasciculus chthonoplastes PCC 7420. It encodes these proteins:
- a CDS encoding RNA-guided endonuclease InsQ/TnpB family protein, giving the protein MFNLTYEFKLKPTKNQVAIFEDWLEQNRRVYNYALGERKDWFKSRSCQINACSLRSEYIISADTPRPTYNRQAVALTAYRKTSSNLKRVHSQVLQQTLKRLEKAFVSMWEGGHGFPRFKKVGTMRSFVFPQLGVEPIQENAVKLPMIGLVKFNQSRPIPEGAIIKQARVVKRASGWYVMLTLHFDFAQWDLDVPQPMPHGEAIGIDVGISHFVAVSNGRLFPNPKPFRKLERKLKLLQQKVSRKRLGSNNRKKAQAKVSRLHERIANIRKNYHWELAHNLCDWAGMIFAESLNLKALAKGMLGKHCLDAGWGQFLQILEQCCFKRGVFFLKTDAKKTSQICPNCLTETGKKLLSQRIHSCGHCGYTTDRDVAAAQVVCIRGLAAVGHTVKMLSEGKFIGIPETKESPSL